In Cryptococcus gattii WM276 chromosome A, complete sequence, one genomic interval encodes:
- a CDS encoding Endopeptidase, putative (Similar to TIGR gene model, INSD accession AAW41068.1) has protein sequence MKTSAILIAALSAAASVEAGIHRMKLEKQSLSSTSLTGDIPTFYPSPELEAKWLASKYLGQDYAKQMPLMGFDGAGKKFKSGNEHTEHHEQKDQDRYWAQMVDMLKDGHGVPLSNYMNAQYFAQIELGTPAQTFKVILDTGSSNLWVPSVGCTSIACFLHSKYDSSQSSTYKANGSDFEIHYGSGSLEGFISQDTLAIGDLAIKGQDFAEATKEPGLAFAFGKFDGILGLAYDTISVNHIVPPFYNMLNQDLLDDPVFSFRLGSSENDGGEAIFGGIDKSAYSGSLHYVPVRRKGYWEVELESISFGDDELELENTGAAIDTGTSLIVMPTDVAEMLNKEIGAEKSWNGQYTVDCNTVPSLPELAFTFDGKAYKLSGEDYILNAGGTCISSFTGMDIPPPMGPLYIVGDVFLRKYYTVYDLGRNAVGFAKSK, from the exons ATGAAGACGTCCGCCATCCTTATCGCAGCTTTGTCTGCCGCCGCGTCAGTCGAGGCCGGCATCCACAG AATGAAATTGGAGAAGCAGTCTCTGTCCTCGACTTCTCTCACTGGTGATATTCCTACCTTTTATCCTTCTCCAGAGCTAGAGGCGAAATGGCTCGCATCCAAATATCTCGGCCAAGACTACGCGAAACAGATGCCTCTCATGGGTTTCGACGGTGCCGGCAAGAAGTTCAAATCTGGAAATGAGCACACCGAGCATCATGAACAGaaagatcaagataggTATTGGGCTCAAATGGTCGACATGTTAAAGGATGGGCACGGCGTTCCCTTATCCA ACTACATGAATGCCCAGTATTTCGCCCAAATTGAACTTGGCACGCCCGCCCAGACCTTTAAAGTGATCCTTGATACCGGTTCGTCTAATCTTTGGGTGCCAAGTGTTGGATGCACTAGCATTGCCTGCTTC CTTCATAGCAAGTATGACAGTTCTCAGTCCTCGACATACAAGGCCAATGGCTCTGATTTCGAGATCCACTATGGCTCTGGCTCTCTAGAGGGTTTTATCTCTCAGGATACCCTTGCCATTGGTGATCTCGCCATCAAAGGGCAGGATTTTGCTGAGGCTACTAAGGAGCCGGGGCTTGCTTTTGCCTTTGGTAAATTTGACGGCATCCTTGGTCTGGCATACGACACTATTTCTGTTAATCACATTGTGCCTCCCTTCTACAATATGCTTAACCAGGATCTTCTGGATGATCCTGTCTTTTCCTTCCGCCTTGGCTCCTCTGAAAACGACGGCGGTGAAGCCATCTTTGGCGGTATTGACAAGTCTGCCTATTCTGGCAGTTTGCATTACGTGCCCGTCAGACGAAAGGGGTACTGGGAAGTTGAGCTTGAAAGCATTAGCTTTGGTGATGATGAACTTGAGCTGGAGAACACCGGTGCTGCAATCGATACTGGAACTTCCCTCATTGTGATGCCGACAGATGTCGCTGAAATGCTCAACAAGGA GATCGGTGCCGAGAAATCTTGGAATGGACAATATACTGTCGATTGCAATACCGTTCCTTCGCTTCCTGAACTCGCCTTCACTTTCGATGGGAAGGCTTATAAACTCAGTGGTGAAGACTACATCCTCAATGCTGGAGGTACTTgtatctcttctttcaccGGCATGGATATCCCCCCTCCTATGGGGCCTCTTTATATTGTTGGCGAT GTGTTCCTCCGCAAGTATTACACTGTATATGATCTTGGTAGGAACGCCGTGGGCTTTGCCAAGTCAAAGTAG
- a CDS encoding Mitochondrial translation initiation factor 2, putative; Ifm1p (Similar to TIGR gene model, INSD accession AAW41067.1), with amino-acid sequence MPMALTFCRCCRGLGYRHSVSSTRSFSCSLVPFTDVSGSLGLPVRDWSRQTSVNRSKDEDRQGSRKVKGGMRKKKDDAGRRMTRSGESNRGFGLVGNTVRDYEADNRDTFTEGLSRWGLSADERGERKVGFGNKHIRPENQPTGLSSTQGDRTGHSHIKSSAASSMPLEEDGDDDTVPVKRSHGSKDRKGRSASHSLLSRFRTDDQEPAIPSQKHHRRDRQSHVPQPVAPRKPKAPKPKIISSRSEKEVYIPRTISTGNLAKIFGVKLFPLQAKMMQLDMSEDQRRSDYLLSSEEACNIAIEYGYNPIVDDDASFDIYPDPDPDDGSERPLRPPVVTIMGHVDHGKTTLLDSLRHTSVAASEAGGITQHIGAFSVPLSSLLPHADPSSAASTITFLDTPGHAAFTAMRARGASVTDIIVLVVAADDGVMPQTKEVIELAKSEGDKVGLVVAINKCDKPEVNIQKVKNALGAEGIFLEEDGGDIPSVRVSALKKTGLDDLVETLSTLAEIRDLRARRDGKAEGYVLESRVDKGRGNVASVLITKGALRAGASIVAGHTWCRVRQMQDDKGKPLREALPGTPVFVTGWKDLPSAGDELLEARSGEDEAKKAVSNRKRDEERKRLMADVEQINAKRKEERQRLEAEAEAAAAAEVGERGEDISVNAHSRKSEFKTLNLLVKADVSGTVEAVVGSLEHIGNKEAGVKIIHTGVGEISESDVSLAEASGATIVGFNVTAPRAIQTIAKNANVPLQLESVIYRLIDKVRQDVASLLPPTIEYSVKGEATVLQLFSINLKRKQTVTIAGCRVNNGIIDRTEGVRVLRGPERKVVYEGSIETLKHLKKDVHEVRKGMECGIALEGFVDIREADEIITFVKVQVPREL; translated from the exons ATGCCTATGGCATTGACATTCTGCAGATGCTGCAGGGGGCTCGGATATCGACATTCTGTGTCTTCAACCAGGTCCTTCTCTTGTAGTCTGGTGCCATTCACCGATGTCTCTGGCAGCCTTGGACTTCCTGTAAGAGACTGGTCTCGGCAGACTTCTGTAAATAGGTCCAAGGATGAAGATCGTCAAGGATCAAGGAAAGTGAAAGGAGGtatgaggaagaaaaaggatgATGCAGGGAGACGAATGA CACGTAGCGGCGAATCAAACAGAGGATTTGGACTAGTAGGCAATACTGTGCGGGATTACGAGGCCGATAATAGAGACACCTTTACAGAAGGTCTCTCTCGCTGGGGGCTCTCTGCAGATGAAAGAGGTGAAAGGAAAGTGGGCTTCGGTAACAAGCACATTCGTCCGGAAAACCAACCTACTGGGCTCTCTA GCACTCAAGGAGATCGCACAGGTCACTCTCACATCAAATCAAGCGCCGCAAGTAGTATGCCATTAGAGGAGGACGGGGATGATGATACCGTGCCTGTGAAGCGCTCACATGGTTCCAAGGACCGAAAAGGCCGGTCAGCCTCTCACTCACTGCTCTCTCGTTTTCGAACCGACGATCAGGAGCCTGCTATTCCATCCCAAAAGCACCATCGTCGTGACCGCCAAAGCCATGTTCCGCAACCAGTAGCGCCCCGTAAGCCGAAAGCACCAAAGCCCAAAATTATCAGTTCGCGTTCAGAGAAAGAAGTTTACATACCACGGACGATATCAACTGGTAATCTGGCAAAGATATTTGGTGTCAAGCTTTTCCCTCTACAAGCAAAGATGATGCAGCTAGACATGTCGGAAGACCAGAGGAGATCAGATTACTTGCTTAGCTCAGAGGAAGCATGCAATATAGCAATTGAATATGGGTATAACCCTATcgtggatgatgatgcgAGCTTTGACATCTATCCTGA TCCGGATCCAGATGATGGGTCTGAACGGCCCCTAAGGCCTCCTGT GGTCACCATTATGGGCCATGTTGATCACGGCAAAACCACGCTTTTGGACTCTCTTCGTCATACATCTGTTGCCGCCTCCGAAGCTGGTGGTATCACACAACATATTGGTGCATTCTCCGTACccctttcttcccttcttcctcatgCCGACCCTTCTTCCGCTGCGTCTACTATCACTTTCCTGGACACTCCTGGCCATGCAGCATTCACTGCCATGCGAGCGCGAGGCGCATCCGTCACTGACATCATCGTTCTCGTCGTGGCAGCAGATGACGGAGTTATGCCTCAAACAAAGGAGGTTATCGAACTTGCCAAGAGTGAAGGCGATAAAGTAGGATTAGTTGTGGCTATCAATAAATGCGACAAGCCCGAAGTGAACATTCAAAAGGTAAAGAACGCACTGGGAGCCGAGGGTATCTTtctggaagaagatggtggtGATATTCCTAGCGTACGTGTCTCGGCCTTGAAGAAAACGGGTCTGGACGACTTAGTGGAAACCTTGTCGACGCTAGCAGAAATTAGGGATTTGAGAGCCAGGAGAGACGGGAAAGCAGAGGGCTATGTGCTTGAGTCAAGGGTGGATAAAGGCAGAGG GAACGTGGCTTCAGTGCTGATCACCAAGGGCGCATTGCGCGCTGGAGCGTCCATCGTTGCTGGTCACACATGGTGTCGCGTCCGTCAAATGCAAGATGACAAGGGCAAGCCATTACGCGAGGCTTTGCCAGGCACCCCTGTCTTCGTTACTGGCTGGAAAGATCTTCCCAGCGCTGGTGATGAGCTCCTTGAAGCAAGGTCTGGCGAAGACGAGGCGAAGAAAGCTGTCAGCAATCGTAAGCGTGACGAAGAAAGGAAACGACTCATGGCGGATGTTGAGCAAATTAATGCGAAACGCAAGGAAGAGAGACAACGGTTGGAAGCAGAAGCTGAAGCTGCGGCTGCGGCTGAAGTGGGGGAGAGAGGGGAAGACATCTCAGTCAATGCGCACAGCAGGAAATCTGAATTCAAAACTTTGAACCTTTTGGTCAAGGCAGATGTCAGCGGCACCGTCGAGGCTGTTGTGGGTTCCTTAGAACACATCGGGAACAAGGAAGCTGGAGTCAAAATCATCCATACAGGGGTTGGTGAAATATCGGAATCGGACGTTTCATTGGCCGAGGCTTCCGGGG CCACCATAGTAGGATTCAATGTTACTGCCCCTCGGGCTATTCAAACTATTGCCAAGAATGCCAACGTTCCTCTCCAACTGGAATCTGTCATTTACCGTCTGATTGACAAGGTCCGCCAGGATGTTGCATCACTCCTTCCCCCTACTATCGAATACTCTGTCAAGGGTGAAGCTACGGTTCTACAGCTTTTTTCAATAAATCTCAAGCGGAAACAAACCGTTACGATTGCAGGGTGCCGGGTGAATAACGGGATCATCGACCGCACTGAGGGTGTCAGGGTTTTAAGGGGGCCGGAAAGAAAAGTGGTTTACGAGGGGTCTATCGAGACTCTAAAGCATCTGAAGAAAGATGTGCACGAAGTCAGAAAAGGCATGGAATGCGGCATCGCTCTTGAAGGATTTGTGGATATAAGGGAAGCAGATGAAATTATCACTTTCGTCAAGGTTCAAGTACCAAGGGAGCTGTGA
- a CDS encoding Hypothetical protein (Similar to TIGR gene model, INSD accession AAW41070.1; CNA05670), with product MTRRRTPHRLAHPLSTPPSAHPALFSHSTFTFIASWQGQLLVCTAVLFLGAIYFFVRRPVEDWRTRRRERLARAREKELMAMERNADDKAASSHAAVEDRKEEVKMNAKERGRERRKEVKKNKSVLLKADPNLSTSAESSPAFPPTSFPVSSSDPSSTAVSSVPLATLNGQVSPRRAEPSTTSSASSATPIPVSSRPSYSGLESQIAAGMKEKRNVYSNDDASREPVSDKDQRQGEIGIVSEPSQTDLLPKPIPNANLESSSSARSRSRERIETEESSSRHLELADTYKQKDPKAKSHGFSVFPEEGYLPVPVGHAGGKKKKKKGKSSVAALPTENSGKETRKLVPPSSTGSVPQSLDSEVESSSLPPFPEGTESPALALNYSPNSSVIDIAQPAATARDALIESLRTELGVSKAEQAKAMDELIRARSNEERMKGEMEKVRRGAKEAKKNDKDDLQQRYNNLSKMYAAALNRLSHLESLLESGTSLPPASPLPFQMPNSPAVSVPGSPYATSSGSQARAYSLGSGMYVGYPSPSLYPSPMLHHVHQPHSHAHPHPHSYLPNGSPGPFRRASSGMVPLSMSGSGNNPIFLNNSQIRRHCQALGSSTGAGAGLGLGEDVSLAGPLTPGMGGFEMDMGVGIMPLGQASQTSVSTLAHSSSKASNTDNTSAVSNGNPDDDLLSLSNTSSSVDAIGRGSASAGVMNAPVAPLPSIGKLSPEGKLAERRRLSVESTVLKRKINPIPQPSMPNNTRANGNLSANGDAIVEEDDVIIVEEGKQVNSTEHIIEHQKREEDGEKVGVDQGEAGSRPQPAPEPKADNTLSSQDQQVSTDDNQVDAGVKEEEEHSSPASNPFSLSSINSSSNSTSNSTPVSQFDTPVTDTDLLPHLSALTSERPLILDSPLHFEPPINNESASTTDINTSADPISTAVATDFCAATPSSSPKIKEGEHEVSIEPIFASLAHTPAQVEEMRRQREEVSREHGRREYEKHQREKERLKLQNVAVNHHIGMDIGSPMGSPLPMLMKGMGTGMVSPILGMGVTSPIGIDSPMASGHAMGLMNSPVILKGHVLNHGLGQGAENGERQGQMSPSTPVQGA from the exons ATGACTCGCCGTAGAACCCCCCATCGCTTGGCTCACCCACTGTCAACCCCTCCATCTGCTCACCCCGCCCTGTTTTCCCATTCTACGTTTACCTTCATCGCCTCTTGGCAGGGACAACTCTTGGTCTGCACCGCCGTCCTCTTTCTCGGTGCGATATACTTTTTCGTCCGTCGTCCCGTGGAGGACTGGCGGACGCGAAGACGAGAGCGGTTAGCTAGAGCAAGAGAAAAAGAGTTAATGGCGATGGAAAGAAACGCCGATGATAAAGCCGCTTCCAGTCATGCTGCAGTCGAGGATagaaaggaagaagtaAAGATGAATGCAAAGGAGCGAGGGAGGGAACGACGGAAAGAAGTGAAGAAAAATAAGAGTGTCTTGCTCAAGGCAGATCCTAACTTGTCAACTTCTGCTGAATCGTCTCCTGCTTTCCCACCAACTTCTTTTCCGGTATCGTCTTCTGATCCGTCCAGCACAGCTGTTTCCTCAGTCCCTTTAGCCACCCTTAATGGGCAAGTGTCACCTAGACGGGCAGAACCCTCAACAACATCAAGTGCATCCTCAGCGACGCCTATACCCGTCTCCTCTAGACCATCTTATTCAGGTCTAGAATCCCAGATTGCCGCCGGtatgaaagagaagaggaatgTATACAGTAATGACGATGCGTCCAGAGAACCTGTATCCGACAAAGATCAGAGGCAAGGTGAGATCGGGATTGTGTCTGAGCCATCCCAAACCGACCTTCTTCCAAAGCCGATTCCAAACGCAAACTTGGAGTCTAGTTCGAGTGCAAGGTCTAGATCACGAGAACGGATAGAAACTGAAGAGTCCTCTTCGCGTCATCTCGAGCTGGCAGATACTTACAAACAAAAAGATCCCAAGGCCAAATCGCACGGGTTTTCAGTTTTTCCTGAAGAGGGTTACCTTCCTGTTCCAGTAGGCCATGCAGGcgggaaaaagaaaaagaagaagggaaaaagcAGTGTGGCGGCGTTACCTACTGAGAATAGTGGAAAAGAAACACGGAAGTTAGTGCCACCCTCGTCTACCGGCTCAGTTCCTCAGTCTCTCGACTCTGAAGTTGAATCTTCTTCCCTGCCACCGTTTCCTGAAGGAACCGAATCTCCCGCATTGGCACTCAATTACAGTCCCAATTCTTCCGTGATCGATATCGCCCAACCTGCAGCAACTGCAAGAGATGCTTTAATCGAGTCGCTGCGGACAGAGCTGGGTGTATCGAAAGCAGAACAAGCCAAAGCGATGGATGAGTTGATCAGGGCAAGAAGCAAtgaggagaggatgaagggggagatggagaaggtTAGGAGGGGCGCGAAGGAAGCCAAAAAGAACGATAAGGACGAT CTGCAGCAACGCTACAATAACCTTTCAAAGATGTATGCCGCCGCTTTGAACCGCCTCTCGCACCTAGAGTCTCTCCTCGAGTCCGGCacctctcttcctccgGCATCGCCTCTACCGTTTCAGATGCCAAACTCTCCCGCTGTCTCCGTACCCGGATCTCCTTATGCAACCTCATCTGGCTCACAAGCAAGGGCCTACTCATTAGGTTCCGGGATGTATGTCGGCTATCCAAGTCCGAGTTTGTATCCTTCGCCAATGCTCCACCATGTCCACCAGCCACACTCTCACGCCCATCCGCACCCCCATTCCTATCTGCCAAACGGCTCGCCCGGGCCATTCCGTCGTGCGAGCTCCGGAATGGTCCCACTTTCCATGTCTGGCTCGGGCAACAATCCCATCTTTTTGAATAACTCACAAATCCGGCGCCACTGTCAGGCTCTGGGGTCAAGCACAGGAGCAGGTGCAGGATTGGGATTAGGTGAAGACGTCTCATTGGCAGGGCCGTTAACACCCGGCATGGGCGGGTTCGAGATGGATATGGGAGTTGGGATTATGCCCCTGGGCCAGGCTTCACAGACTTCAGTTTCGACTTTGGcccattcttcttccaagGCGTCCAATACTGATAATACCTCTGCGGTCTCTAATGGCAATCCTGATGACGATCTTTTGTCTTTGTCTAATACCTCCAGTAGTGTTGATGCGATAGGCAGAGGATCCGCCTCTGCCGGAGTCATGAACGCACCGGTAGCACCCTTACCAAGCATAGGCAAACTTAGTCCGGAAGGAAAATTGGCAGAAAGAAGGCGGCTGAGCGTGGAAAGTACGGTGTTGAAGCGCAAAATCAACCCAATTCCCCAGCCTAGCATGCCGAATAACACTCGTGCCAATGGCAACTTGAGTGCGAACGGTGATGCTATCGTCGAAGAGGACGATGTGATCATcgttgaagaagggaagCAGGTGAATTCTACAGAGCATATTATCGAGCATCAGAAAcgtgaggaggatggggaGAAAGTTGGAGTTGATCAAGGTGAAGCAGGCTCCCGCCCCCAGCCTGCGCCAGAGCCAAAGGCGGATAACACTCTGAGCTCCCAGGATCAACAAGTCTCAACAGATGATAATCAAGTCGACGCCGGagtcaaggaagaagaggaacaTTCTTCTCCAGCTTCCAACCCTTTTTCACTCTCTTCCATCAACTCCAGCTCTAATTCCACTTCTAACTCTACTCCAGTCTCTCAATTTGATACGCCCGTCACCGATACGGATCTGTTACCTCACTTATCAGCACTTACCAGTGAACGACCCCTCATTTTGGATTCCCCTCTTCATTTTGAGCCCCCCATAAACAACGAATCTGCCAGCACTACGGACATCAACACGAGCGCCGATCCCATTTCAACCGCTGTCGCAACGGACTTCTGTGCAGCCactccatcttcctccccCAAGATAAAGGAAGGCGAACATGAAGTTTCCATTGAACCCATCTTTGCGAGCCTAGCGCATACACCTGCACAAGTAGAAGAGATGCGACGACAGCGAGAAGAAGTGTCTCGTGAGCACGGGCGAAGAGAGTACGAGAAGCATcagagggaaaaggagaggCTCAAGTTGCAAAACGTGGCTGTGAACCATCATATAGGAATGGATATAGGATCGCCGATGGGTTCGCCATTGCCTATGCTAATGAAGGGGATGGGAACCGGCATGGTTTCGCCTATTCTGGGGATGGGCGTTACGTCCCCGATAGGGATTGATTCGCCTATGGCTTCAGGTCATGCAATGGGACTAATGAACTCTCCTGTAATACTTAAGGGTCATGTGCTGAATCATGGACTTGGACAGGGGGCTGAAAATGGAGAACGGCAAGGGCAAATGTCACCCTCTACTCCTGTACAAGGTGCATAA
- a CDS encoding Hypothetical Protein (Similar to TIGR gene model, INSD accession AAW41066.1), producing MSHTPPNKKNASGIIIDSTTAERIVPESRRADGSVRKSIKIRPGFTPQEDIGLFRSARRAARDPSYAAANPQIPLRSPKPGSPASTRTTQILTTEPVIKDRASVIKDNVDLDDDLSQAFGKISLGKESERTLENEDVEEKQGSSATTVAKETVSNRDKEAPSATTVVDSAPSTPKRASNPARS from the exons ATGTCTCATACCCCGCCTAACAAGAAAAATGCTTCTGGAATCATTATAGATTCCACTACTGCTGAACGAATAGTGCCTGAGTCTCGAAGAGCCGACGGGAG TGTCCGGAAGTCCATAAAAATTCGGCCTGGCTTTACTCCTCAGGAAGACATCGGTCTTTTTCGCTCTGCTCGACGGGCGGCCCGTGATCCAAGTTATGCTGCAGCCAATCCGCAGATTCCTTTGCGATCACCAAAGCCTGGTTCGCCGGCTTCAACGAGGACGACACAGATTCTTACGACAGAGCCGGTCATCAAAGACCGCGCCAGCGTAATTAAGGACAACGTTGACTTGGATGACGATCTTAGCCAAGCGTTTGGGAAGATCAGCCTAGGGAAAGAGTCCGAAAGGACCCTGGAAAATGAGGATGTTGAGGAGAAGCAAGGTTCTAGTGCGACAACTGTGGCAAAGGAGACAGTTTCAAATCGAGACAAGGAAGCCCCTTCCGCTACAACTGTCGTCGACAGTGCCCCTTCCACCCCCAAAAGAGCTTCTAATCCCGCCAGATCATAA
- a CDS encoding Vacuole fusion, non-autophagic-related protein, putative (Similar to TIGR gene model, INSD accession AAW41069.1) — MSTQPLLQRTAKKRIALPVRVEPKVFFANERTFLSWLHFAVVLGGLAVGLLNFGDKVGKISAAMYTIIAMGVMLYALVIYQMRARAIRLRTGAPYDDRLGPVSSFSFIEGRFCHPLPCSLERRGFPTSSEGIVIDVERE, encoded by the exons ATGTCTACACAACCACTTCTTCAAAGAACGGCCAAAAAG AGGATCGCCCTCCCTGTCAGAGTCGAGCCCAAGGTATTCTTCGCCAATGA ACGTACATTTCTTTCATGGCTTCATTTTGCCGTCGTCCTTGGCGGTCTAGCGGTCGGCCTCTTAAATTTTGGCGATAAG GTGGGCAAGATATCTGCCGCCATGTACACTATTATCGCGATGGGCGTCATGCTCTACGCGCTAGTCATCTATCAGATGCGTGCAAGGGCTATAAGATTAAGGACTGGGGCGCCTTATGATGACCGCTTGGGTCCCGTGAGTTCATTTTCTTTTATTGAAGGTCGCTTTTGTCATCCATTACCGTGCTCTTTGGAACGGCGAGGGTTTCCAACGAGCAGTGAAGGGATAGTGATTGATGTGGAGAGAGAGTAA